In Clupea harengus unplaced genomic scaffold, Ch_v2.0.2, whole genome shotgun sequence, the DNA window AGCTTAGCTTGCTTCATCAGTTCAGcagtagacagacacacaactacAGTGTAATATAAAAAAGGGGAAATCCAAGTATCTATTTTGCAATATCCTCCAAGATAGGAAATGCAATGCAAAAAACTGAGCGCACAGCTGTGTCTCTGCTTTGCCTACTTCTCAAACACTTGGTGGGTCTTACTCAGGGGcaagtgtctcacacacaactctgtATGTTTTCCTGCAGGAGTTGTCGTGCCATTCTCCTGTGCTAAAGAGGCAAGCACAGTCTTCCCCCGCCGGTTCCACCTTCCAGTTGTCTGGCTCATCCTGTCCTCCAAGCCTTTTAAGCCAGAATCTGAAAACAGATCATTTCAAGCAACAGTAGGAGTTTGaaactaataataattataattcattttatttgtaatgcactctttattcagaagaatctcaagCTAActtcctaaaaggcatgcaaaacccACCAAAGACCCTGATCGCACTGATGAAAACAGGTGTCTTTTGCAGGTGTAGTTGGCGTTTCTTACATCTTGGCGGAGGGCTCAGTCCCTTATCACAGAACTAGAGTACAGCTtgggtggctagtgggaactaaaggtgtgtttttctgtccttcacatgaccttgTCTCTAATAAAAATTGTAACACAACTACCTCAAGACTGGCAAATGAGGATGTGAATCAactataaatgtaaatgtgctgGGGGTTTTCTATTGTTATACGTAAGTGTTTGCACATGCGAGTGTGTGACAGGCGGTCAATTGTAATGTGTTGAGAATGTATGAGGCATGTCTTACACTGCTCCAGTCTTACTGAGAGGTGTGCTGTCCACCCAAAtccactgtccctctgtctccaggtcactCAGTCCCATCCAGTGAAGCTGTCCTTTGGCCTTCTTGATCAGGAATGTCTGAGAGGGGACAGATTTCACGGGCGCATTCTGACCATGAATGGCTGTTTATTTGGAAATGACATTTACACAATGACGGGCTCAGGGCCACGTGTGACTTTGGTACTCTGTGATGAAttccttgttgttgtttttacataacAGTAAATTCTGTCTTGTTGCATCTGTGAATACTGTCTGTTCTGCTAATCACTGTTGTCATGTGATGCCTGTCTGATCACTGACATCATTTAACTGATCTTACCATGCTGTACCGAAAGCAAATTCCACTAATTTCACAAAACTCATTCAAAATTATTCTGATTCAGAAAATCTATATAATAAAGCAAACAATGCATTAATCCATGTTGACCAACACCAGAcatgccagagagggagagctttcatgaggtgatgaggtcacGCTGGTTCTTTTTCAATAGAGCCATGTGTGCTACATAAATGAGTTGATGTTGATGAAGGGATGACCTGAGAATattatatattctttttttgtttatctCTCTGGTAGAGGTCAGTGTAGTGTATTTTTAGTGCCTCTGAAAAAGAGGTATTTAAGGATTGTGTCAAGTGTCGGGTCACACAACTAATTTAGCCCAAGTAAAAGCAACAGTAGAGAAGTTTGGTTTAATACCAGAATGCTAACTATCGAAATAGCACAGCTATAATTGagaaaagcttgctagcatgctaacggGTGTGTTTGGAGACAGTTGGCGATGTTGGGTTGTGAACATTTTTCTTAAATTTTTGCGCGTTTTTTGCTGGACCTTCATCTAATACATTGCCTGGGTAGAGAGTGGGActaacaggtgtgtttatatgacccgtcaatagggtgaccagacgtcccggtttgaccgggacagtcccgattttgagttgcttgtcccgagtcccgacaaaaacctgtcgggaccctaaaatgtcccggtttacaccaaccactatgaaattgtcccggttgtcagcgattacattgccgatgtggtcttattatagcccgatcattaactaaacccatgtagaacgactaataaagcgtccagcctatgatttgaacaatgtgtgtgtgtgtgtgtgtcagtcaatcgtaGCGGTCTGcgtctgcataatctgtgcagccagcgttacaatgtatatttgtaaacattgttgcaaagcctcttcttatatgtctcGTTTTAACGGTCAGGCTACCGGTATATCACTAGCTAGGCTACactcatggacggattaagaaaccacgggcccctgggcctggacatgttgaaggcccccccctcctccgcgaaaaaaataattgtgcttccgcaaaacacgcacgcacacgcacacacacaaacacaaccaatgtgttggattttacggtcaaattagatactttggctattgtattgggaaagtaaacaggtcaaagtttactctgtgTTCTGTACATCCatcttcggtgaggtgtgcactgccctgctacttgtttctgacattacatgtgacagggcaacagccgagtgattcttttccaaattgaaactgattaagacctacctgaggggcagcatggggcaggagaggctgaatgggctggctatccagtccattgaaaaatcaattcatgcatcaccacttttatgtttgaaaggtgtcgtccggcaggtgtagcctactgtgcctgcttgtaggtcttgactttcagattctgcgcctaaactagcaatatcgtatcgtctcatcacatgatcaaatagagacttgacattggacaacaagatacatattacccagcaatcataattgcatatctgtataggacaaaaataacaaagataataagaaattattcatttaattgaatcgtttttttaatagtttctatagtgtatgtacgataagcatacagtataattttgttatagattgctactgacgatttccccctaaaaatgatgaaaaccatgacagagacaggtttgccattttaagggcatatatagcataaggtatcccaAGCAGTCCCAAAAAGTcatgcttgatcactgtcgcattaatctagctttttctaacacagcacaggtacacttaattaaagccattagcaaatgaataaaatacacctttttcaaccacaaataagagatacataacagcaacttcacgcagaggctctggcctaggggccccctgagctcatgggcccctgggcctgggcccggtaggcccgtttgttaatccatccctggctACACTACGACAATGCCGAAGAGAAAGTCAGCATTCACTAAAGATTTTGCAAAGGGCTTACCCCTTCCTCCGCGAAGTCCATGCGCAATTTCACAGCAGGCTTTTagccaataaaatgatactttaaaattcactcctctaacaaatatacggaatgaatgtttccaatagggtgtttgtgtgtgttgttagaataacactggtaacactttaagCTAAGGGTACAGGATACACTTATCATGAATTCAAGcatgaattcattgatgtagtatatgtattattatgcattatgtcattaatgatttatgtattactgcattccttaatatcccatgaatcatcaggaattgacctGTTCATAGTATGTCAttcgtgacctcataaatgaacaacacaactaaagcattaggtacggcacatcattatgaattatgatttaataagtatgataatgattatttctttttatgcaaaacaatgtggtcatcactgcgcaaattctgatttgaacacaacttgtgcataataatgtacccacctaagttgatgtgttgttcatgcatgaggtcatgaatgagaggctatgaactcatgtcaattcctgatgattcataagatataaaaggaatgaagtaaagcacaataataattaataattcatgtacccttactgtaaagtgtcaccataactttagttcaagcctgtggcagcagttcaaaatagtttgtctattgccatgcaatgaaaaataccttttcaaaaactttttcacaagttcagtgggtgcattttccaaaagaatgctttaattctgaaaaataaagttgctcccacacaaaactcactcaatgtcttttaatattatttcttaaatatgtaggctacatagaaaatgcatgaatattaactgagataccccattatgttgtgaacagtaggcctacgtgtgctgttggcaaaatctgtctatgtctgacctgggctggcacatgttcaggataaaaagcgtgtgcgtgcacgagcattacggtcacgcgcaaagtgtcccggttttaggtccgggaaatctggtcaccctaccctTCAACCAGAGGTGGCTACTAACACCAATGGCGACACTGATCAGTGCTAGCATGCCTTTTTTGTTAGCGATTATGAATCGGTGTGCTGCATGTACATGCCTGGTGTAGTTTCCCTCTGTATTAGCATGTCTACCCCTGCcgtgtgtgttctgtacatTAGTGAAGCCCCGAGGGATTCCCccatcctgtgtctgtgtcctccgTCTTAATAGATGGCATGGTAAATGCCAGGAGAAGCTTTAGCCCCGCTCATTGCTACAATACTGTTGCCATGAGTGTTATTTTTCCCACAGTCTTTCATGTTCAAATCTTAACATTTCAACATTCTTTTGTTTACATGGGTTAGTGTTACTTCACCTGTTCCTCTTGACTGTTCACAATGGCCAGATGCCCCCCTAATGTGATGCAGTGATCTCGACTCTGTTTCCAGGTCTT includes these proteins:
- the LOC122130492 gene encoding C-type lectin domain family 10 member A-like isoform X2, translated to MHTLVDTNEQAKLHLMEKLHRNLSATLNTTATSGCRVCPDGWAHNSGKCYLFSSTGKTWKQSRDHCITLGGHLAIVNSQEEQTFLIKKAKGQLHWMGLSDLETEGQWIWVDSTPLSKTGAVFWLKRLGGQDEPDNWKVEPAGEDCACLFSTGEWHDNSCRKTYRVVCETLAPE
- the LOC122130492 gene encoding asialoglycoprotein receptor 2-like isoform X1, encoding MSHSPTAMVFLIDLIAGVEDLLVKHKHLLTLQMSFDATSGCRVCPDGWAHNSGKCYLFSSTGKTWKQSRDHCITLGGHLAIVNSQEEQTFLIKKAKGQLHWMGLSDLETEGQWIWVDSTPLSKTGAVFWLKRLGGQDEPDNWKVEPAGEDCACLFSTGEWHDNSCRKTYRVVCETLAPE